The Deltaproteobacteria bacterium genome includes a window with the following:
- a CDS encoding lactate utilization protein, whose protein sequence is MATTRELVTWSHQKKCEKAVQSLGKNGFAAVYCQGREEAVAYIVREAADAVSIGFGNSLSLADLEVADRLREMGKELLMHVQPDLSLDERIAVMRRQLTCDLFLTGCNAVTLTGSLVNIDATGNRVASMSFGPKKVIVVAGRNKLVDGDVAAAIKRIKERTSPPNARRLNCNTPCAKSGFCSDCNSPDRICRITTVIERKPRLTDMRVLVVNEDLGL, encoded by the coding sequence ATGGCGACGACCCGGGAGCTCGTGACATGGTCCCACCAAAAGAAGTGCGAGAAAGCGGTCCAATCTCTGGGTAAAAACGGATTTGCCGCGGTGTATTGCCAGGGCCGGGAAGAGGCGGTCGCCTATATTGTCAGGGAAGCTGCCGATGCGGTAAGTATCGGTTTCGGCAACTCGCTGTCGCTGGCCGATCTGGAAGTGGCCGACCGGCTCAGGGAGATGGGGAAGGAGTTGCTGATGCATGTTCAGCCCGACCTTTCGCTGGATGAGCGAATCGCCGTCATGCGACGGCAACTGACCTGCGATCTGTTCCTGACCGGCTGCAACGCGGTGACCCTTACCGGGAGTTTGGTGAATATCGACGCAACCGGCAACCGTGTCGCCTCGATGTCCTTCGGTCCGAAAAAGGTGATCGTCGTGGCCGGACGGAACAAGCTGGTGGACGGCGATGTCGCCGCCGCCATCAAGAGGATCAAAGAGCGGACTTCTCCGCCAAACGCCAGGCGGCTCAACTGCAATACTCCTTGCGCCAAGTCCGGTTTCTGCAGCGATTGCAACTCGCCGGACCGCATCTGTCGCATTACCACGGTCATTGAGCGCAAGCCGCGCCTTACCGACATGCGGGTCCTAGTCGTGAACGAGGATCTTGGCCTGTAA
- a CDS encoding DUF2703 domain-containing protein gives RPGTADRGYDPGGLPVHDLLKRRNTAMKVEVLYFEGCPNQAPALEMVRRVLEREKIEAEVRTIEVTDEKVAETVRFLGSPSIRVNGVDIEPGREGDSPFFGCRTYAVGGKTVGVPPEKWLTDALRRGSVVF, from the coding sequence TCGGCCCGGAACGGCTGATCGAGGCTACGACCCGGGCGGGCTTCCCGTCCACGATCTTTTAAAAAGGAGGAACACCGCGATGAAGGTGGAGGTTCTGTATTTCGAGGGTTGCCCCAATCAGGCCCCTGCGTTGGAGATGGTGCGGCGCGTCCTGGAGCGGGAAAAGATCGAAGCCGAAGTCCGGACGATTGAGGTGACGGACGAAAAGGTTGCCGAGACCGTGCGGTTCCTCGGATCCCCCTCGATCCGGGTGAACGGTGTGGACATCGAGCCGGGCAGGGAGGGCGACTCGCCTTTTTTCGGGTGCCGCACCTACGCGGTCGGCGGGAAAACGGTCGGTGTGCCGCCGGAGAAGTGGCTGACGGATGCCCTGCGCCGCGGCTCTGTGGTCTTTTGA